A window of Ipomoea triloba cultivar NCNSP0323 chromosome 2, ASM357664v1 contains these coding sequences:
- the LOC116007898 gene encoding HVA22-like protein a: MGSGGIVSLIKVLFQNFDVLAGPVVSLVYPLYASIRAIETKNPVDDQQWLTYWVLYSMITLFELTFAKVLEWFPIWSYAKLIATCWLVIPYFSGAAYVYEHYVRPYIVKGEVVNIWYVPRKKDFFSKPDDILTAAEKYIEEHGTQAFEDIIHRAERESKYRNSNYAFYDDDYRY; encoded by the exons ATGGGATCCGGAGGAATCGTTAGCCTAATCAAAGTCCTCTTTCAGAACTTCGATGTTCTTGCCGG GCCTGTGGTCAGTCTGGTTTATCCTCT ATATGCTTCAATCAGGGCTATTGAGACCAAAAATCCTGTGGATGATCAGCAATGGCTTACCTACTGGGTTCTGTACTCTATGATTACGCTTTTCGAACTTACATTCGCCAAAGTTCTTGAGTG GTTCCCGATCTGGTCATATGCGAAACTGATTGCTACCTGCTGGTTGGTCATACCTTACTTTAGCGGTGCTGCATATGTCTACGAGCACTATGTTAGGCCATACATTGTTAAAGGAGAAGTAGTGAACATCTGGTACGTGCCCCGAAAGAAGGATTTTTTCAGTAAACCTGATGACATTCTAACTGCAGCGGAGAAATACATTGAAGAACATGGAACCCAAGCATTTGAAGATATAATTCACAgg GCTGAAAGAGAATCGAAGTACAGGAACAGCAATTATGCGTTTTATGATGACGACTATAGATACTGA